In Mycteria americana isolate JAX WOST 10 ecotype Jacksonville Zoo and Gardens chromosome 3, USCA_MyAme_1.0, whole genome shotgun sequence, a single genomic region encodes these proteins:
- the KIF3C gene encoding kinesin-like protein KIF3C, with protein sequence MAGRSRSGCEALKVVARCRPMSRKEEAAGYERVLELDVKLGQVSIRNPRAAPGELPKTFTFDAVYDASSKQADLYDETVRPLIDSVLQGFNGTIFAYGQTGTGKTYTMQGAWAEPEKRGIIPMSFEHIFTHISRSQNQQFLVRASYLEIYQEEIRDLLAKDQSKKLELKENPETGVYIKDLSSFVTKNVKEIEHVMNLGSQTRSVGSTNMNEHSSRSHAIFLITIECSETGPDGEEHIRVGKLNLVDLAGSERQSKMGAHGERPKEASKINLSLSALGNVISALVDGKSTHIPYRDSKLTRLLQDSLGGNAKTIMVATLGPASHSYDESLSTLRFANRAKNIKNKPRVNEDPKDTLLREFQEEIVRLKAQLEKRGMLGKKRRRSSRRKKAVDGESATENEGEDDNEDGLEKNMENYLKEQKERLEEEKAAIQDDHSLVSEEKQKLLQEKEKMIEDLRKEQEATELLATKYKAMESKLLIGGRTIVDHTNEQQKMLELKRQEIAEQKRREREMQQEMLLRDEETMELRETYTSLQQEVEIKTKKLKKLYAKLQAVKAEIQDQHDEYIRVRQDLEEAQNEQTRELKLKYLIIENFIPPEEKNKIMNRLYFDGEEDQWKFQPLVPTGGNSNQMKKRPTSAVGYKRPISQYARVAMAMGSHPRYRAENIMFLELDLSPPAIFEFERSRDPAEQDPRALHLERLMHLDSLLERPAASRVRKSRSWCQTPRSLPSSTTHVSLTSSSPRTTTMPAQE encoded by the exons atggccggtAGGTCCCGCAGCGGCTGCGAGGCGCTGAAGGTGGTGGCCCGGTGCCGCCCCatgagcaggaaggaggaggcggcgggctACGAGCGCGTCCTGGAGCTGGACGTGAAGCTGGGGCAGGTGAGCATCCGCaacccccgcgccgccccgggcgAGCTGCCCAAGACCTTCACCTTCGACGCCGTCTACGACGCCAGCTCCAAGCAGGCGGACCTCTACGACGAGACCGTCCGGCCGCTCATCGACTCCGTGCTGCAGGGCTTCAACGGCACCATCTTCGCCTACGGCCAGACCGGGACCGGCAAGACCTACACCATGCAGGGGGCCTGGGCGGAGCCGGAGAAGCGGGGCATCATCCCCATGTCCTTCGAGCACATCTTCACCCACATCTCCCGCTCGCAGAACCAGCAGTTCCTGGTGAGGGCCTCGTACCTGGAGATCTACCAGGAGGAGATCAGGGACCTCCTCGCCAAGGACCAGAGCAAGaagctggagctgaaggagaacCCCGAGACGGGGGTGTACATCAAGGACCTCTCCTCCTTCGTGACCAAGAACGTCAAGGAGATCGAGCATGTGATGAACCTGGGGAGCCAGACGCGGTCCGTGGGGAGCACCAACATGAACGAGCACAGCTCCCGCTCTCACGCCATCTTCCTCATCACCATCGAGTGCAGCGAGACGGGGCCGGACGGCGAGGAGCACATCCGCGTGGGCAAGCTCAACCTGGTGGACCTGGCTGGCAGTGAGCGCCAGAGCAAAATGGGGGCCCATGGAGAGCGCCCCAAGGAAGCGTCCAAGATCaacctctccctctctgccttggGCAACGTCATCTCCGCCCTCGTGGACGGTAAGAGCACACACATCCCCTACCGGGACTCCAAGCTGACCCGCCTGCTGCAGGACTCCCTCGGGGGCAACGCCAAGACAATCATGGTGGCTACCTTGGGCCCGGCCTCTCACAGCTACGACGAGAGCCTCTCCACCCTCAGGTTTGCCAACAGGGCCAAGAACATCAAGAACAAGCCCCGGGTGAACGAGGACCCCAAGGACACCTTGCTGCGGGAGTTTCAGGAGGAGATCGTCCGGCTGAAAGCTCAGCTGGAGAAACGCGGcatgctggggaagaagaggagaaggagcagccGGAGGAAGAAAGCGGTGGATGGAGAAAGCGCCACGGAGAACGAAGGGGAGGATGACAACGAGGATGGCCTGGAGAAGAACATGGAGAATTACTTGAAGGAGCAGAAGGAgaggctggaagaggagaaagccGCTATCCAGGATGACCACAGCCTGGTGAGcgaggagaagcagaagctgctgcaggagaaggagaagatgaTAGAGGATctgaggaaggagcaggaggccACAGAGCTGTTGGCCACCAAGTACAAG GCGATGGAGAGCAAGCTGCTCATCGGTGGCAGGACCATCGTGGACCACACCAACGAGCAGCAGAAGATGCTGGAGCTGAAGCGGCAGGAGATAGCCGAGCAG AAACGCCGGGAGCGGGAGATGCAGCAGGAGATGTTGCTGCGGGATGAGGAGACCATGGAGCTGCGGGAGACTTAcacctccctgcagcaggaggtggagATCAAAACCAAGAAGCTGAAGAAG ctgtACGCCAAGCTGCAGGCCGTGAAGGCGGAGATCCAGGACCAGCACGACGAGTACATCCGCGTGCGCCAGGACCTGGAGGAGGCGCAGAACGAGCAGACGCGGGAGCTGAAGCTCAA GTACTTGATCATCGAGAACTTCATCCCACCAGAAGAGAAGAACAAGATCATGAACCGCCTGTACTTCGACGGTGAGGAGGACCAGTGGAAGTTCCAGCCGCTGGTGCCCACCGGAGG aaacagCAACCAAATGAAGAAGCGGCCTACCTCTGCGGTGGGGTACAAGAGACCCATCAGCCAGTACGCCCGCGTGGCCATGGCCATGGGGTCTCATCCTCGGTACCGG gctgagaaCATCATGTTCTTGGAGCTGGACCTCTCCCCTCCGGCCATCTTCGAGTTTGAGCGGAGCAGGGACCCGGCAGAGCAGGACCCCCGGGCTCTCCACCTGGAGAGGCTGATGCACCTGGACAGCCTCCTGGAGCGGCCGGCAGCCTCCCGGGTGAGGAAGTCCCGCTCCTG GTGCCAGACGCCGCGGTCACTGCCATCCTCAACCACGCATGTCTCCctcacctccagctccccacGCACCACCACGATGCCAGCTCAGGAGTGA